TTGTGAAGGTTGCGAAAGAGGCACAGAATTAGGGGGCAAAAACTGTTGAAGAAGGATACAAATTCTCAATGGAACTCAAGGGGCGCATACGATAGCCTCCTACTTGTTGGCTTTGGAGGACCGACCCCCGGTTGTTGTCGGCAGTACGAAGCATGCCCTGGGGAAGCGCACTGCTTTGTCGAGGGAATCGTAGGGAATGCGCCATCGAATGCTGCGCGTGTGAAAGGAGTTGCGAGCCACTACGTCAAACTCGGCGGATTTTCGCCCTTTAACGAACTGACATTTAAGCAGGCGGATGCGCTTGGAGATACTCTCAGAAAACGGGGCGTTGATTCTCCTATCTACGTGGGGATGCGCAATTGGACGCCATATCTCCATGAAACGGTAGCGAGGATGGTTGAGAAGGAGCACCGCAACGTCCTTGTTATCATCATGTCTGCCTATCGGTCAAAAGCCAGTTGGGAGCGTTATCAGAACGATGTTATCGCCGCAGTCGAAACAGTAGGCGACCAAACACTAAACATTTGCTATTTAGAAGATCTGTGGCATCTACACTCTGGCTTTATCAACGCCATCGCGGAACGCATTCGTAGCGCATGTAACGGCATTTCTGAATCACGTTTTGCTGAAGCTGCTCTGATTTTTACCGCCCACGCAATCCCCCAAGTCGCCGCAAAGACCTCCCCGTACCCCGAACAGTTTCGTCAAACCGCTTCAGCCGTAGCAGAAGTTCTTGGAACCGATTTCGATATTGCTTACCAGAGCGCACCCGATAATCCAACCGTGCCGTGGACGAGTCCTGACATCAACGACCTAATTAAAGAGAAAAGAGAAGCGGGTGTTCAGGATGTCATTGTATCACCGATTGGTTTCCTCTGCGACCATGTCGAAGTGCTTTACGATCTCGATTTGGAAGCCAAAGCAACCGCTGAGGCATGTGGCATGAATTTTATTCGTGCCGGCACTGTCGGCAAGCATCCCGAATTTATCAATATGTTGGCAAACCTCGTGTGT
The nucleotide sequence above comes from Candidatus Poribacteria bacterium. Encoded proteins:
- the hemH gene encoding ferrochelatase, which encodes MKKDTNSQWNSRGAYDSLLLVGFGGPTPGCCRQYEACPGEAHCFVEGIVGNAPSNAARVKGVASHYVKLGGFSPFNELTFKQADALGDTLRKRGVDSPIYVGMRNWTPYLHETVARMVEKEHRNVLVIIMSAYRSKASWERYQNDVIAAVETVGDQTLNICYLEDLWHLHSGFINAIAERIRSACNGISESRFAEAALIFTAHAIPQVAAKTSPYPEQFRQTASAVAEVLGTDFDIAYQSAPDNPTVPWTSPDINDLIKEKREAGVQDVIVSPIGFLCDHVEVLYDLDLEAKATAEACGMNFIRAGTVGKHPEFINMLANLVCEEFQTVG